The following are from one region of the Hymenobacter radiodurans genome:
- a CDS encoding M28 family peptidase, producing MKLFRLAPVAVVALLVLTGCPDRTRQETATTPEEPAMRAAPAFNADSAFAFTAKQVAFGPRVPNSPAHVACGDWLVAEFKQMGLTVREQPFEAMAWDGTMLRARNIVAQFAPQAARRVAVFAHWDTRPFADKDKKNPNAPLDGASDGASGVAVALEMARVLSQQSDSTAPAVGVDFILFDAEDYGYDTATQSKLQNKLAAQGTDTWCLGSQYWSKNLLPTGYKPNYGVLLDMVGAQNAKFSREQLSREAARDVVDKVWNTAARLGYSDFFLFQDSPGITDDHVYTNQAGVRTIDIIDHLPIGDDYFPAYHHTTQDNMSIIDRRTLKAVGQTVLQTIYAE from the coding sequence ATGAAGCTCTTTCGCCTTGCTCCTGTTGCTGTAGTTGCGCTGTTGGTGCTCACCGGCTGCCCCGACAGAACCCGACAGGAAACTGCCACCACTCCAGAAGAGCCCGCTATGCGCGCCGCCCCCGCCTTCAATGCCGATTCGGCTTTTGCTTTTACGGCCAAGCAGGTAGCTTTTGGCCCCCGAGTACCCAATTCGCCAGCCCACGTGGCTTGTGGCGATTGGTTGGTGGCGGAGTTCAAGCAAATGGGGTTGACAGTACGTGAGCAGCCATTTGAGGCAATGGCCTGGGATGGCACCATGTTGCGCGCCCGCAATATCGTTGCCCAATTTGCCCCCCAGGCTGCCCGCCGCGTCGCAGTTTTCGCCCACTGGGATACGCGCCCCTTTGCTGATAAAGACAAAAAAAATCCGAATGCCCCGCTGGATGGAGCCAGTGACGGAGCCAGCGGCGTGGCGGTAGCCCTGGAAATGGCCCGCGTGCTGAGTCAGCAGTCAGATAGCACGGCTCCGGCTGTCGGAGTCGATTTTATTCTCTTCGATGCTGAGGACTATGGCTACGACACCGCTACGCAGAGTAAGCTCCAGAACAAGCTGGCCGCTCAAGGCACCGATACGTGGTGCTTAGGCTCGCAGTATTGGTCAAAAAACCTATTGCCAACTGGCTACAAGCCAAATTATGGCGTTCTGCTGGATATGGTAGGGGCTCAAAACGCCAAGTTTAGTCGTGAACAACTCTCCCGTGAGGCAGCCCGCGACGTGGTAGATAAGGTATGGAATACAGCCGCTCGCCTCGGCTACTCCGATTTTTTCCTTTTTCAGGATAGCCCCGGTATCACCGACGACCATGTGTACACCAATCAGGCGGGCGTACGCACCATCGATATTATCGACCATTTGCCCATTGGCGACGATTATTTCCCGGCCTACCATCACACCACGCAGGATAACATGAGCATCATCGACCGGCGGACGCTTAAGGCCGTAGGACAAACAGTGTTGCAGACGATATACGCTGAATAG
- the tatA gene encoding twin-arginine translocase TatA/TatE family subunit — MIGNFGTTEILLILFAIILLFGARKIPELAKGLGKGIREFKDATKEDKPEFRDRPVNPNDPTNPRL; from the coding sequence TTGATTGGCAACTTCGGTACGACCGAGATATTGCTGATTTTATTCGCTATCATTTTACTCTTTGGTGCCCGCAAGATTCCGGAGTTGGCCAAAGGTCTAGGCAAAGGTATCCGCGAGTTTAAGGATGCCACAAAAGAAGATAAGCCTGAGTTTCGGGACCGGCCGGTGAATCCGAATGATCCTACCAACCCACGACTATAA
- the gatA gene encoding Asp-tRNA(Asn)/Glu-tRNA(Gln) amidotransferase subunit GatA produces MRRFHSLTEVRDELTAGTTTCRQLVEYYLDNIQKESHLNAFLEVFTDEALAQADAVDAKLAAGTAGKLAGMVIGLKDVLAYKDHALQSSSHILDGFKSLYTGTAVQRLLDADAIIIGRQNCDEFAMGASNESSYFGPARNAIDPDRVPGGSSGGSAVAVQADMCLASIGSDTGGSVRQPAAFCGIVGFKPTYSRISRYGLVAYASSFDQIGTLTHSVDDAALLLEVMAGPDNFDSTVSQKPVPVYSELLEAAPHVRIGYIRDCLESPGLNPEIKAATEAALDVLRGQGHVVEAVDFPYLDYIVPSYYILTTAEASSNLSRYDGVKFGYRASDATDLESLYKKTRSQGFGPEVQRRILLGTFVLSADYYDAYYTKAQRVRRLIKEKTDELLRQYDFLVLPTTPTTAFRIGENEQDTLAMYLADIFTVQASLAGVPAVSVPAGHDAAGLPIGLQILSGAFREEHLLAFAKSVTESLTPVLP; encoded by the coding sequence TTGAGACGTTTTCATTCACTTACCGAAGTTCGCGACGAGCTGACGGCAGGCACTACCACCTGTCGTCAGCTCGTGGAGTATTATCTGGATAACATTCAGAAAGAAAGCCACTTGAATGCTTTCTTAGAAGTGTTCACGGATGAGGCGCTGGCTCAGGCCGACGCTGTAGATGCCAAGCTGGCCGCCGGTACTGCCGGAAAACTGGCGGGTATGGTTATCGGCTTGAAAGACGTGCTGGCCTACAAAGACCACGCGCTTCAATCTAGCAGCCATATCCTCGACGGATTCAAGTCGCTTTACACGGGTACGGCCGTGCAGCGGCTGCTAGACGCAGATGCCATCATTATTGGTCGGCAAAACTGCGATGAGTTTGCCATGGGCGCCTCCAACGAGTCATCTTATTTCGGCCCCGCTCGCAACGCTATTGATCCGGATCGGGTGCCTGGCGGCTCTTCTGGTGGCTCCGCCGTGGCTGTGCAAGCCGATATGTGCTTAGCTTCCATTGGTTCCGATACTGGTGGCTCCGTACGGCAGCCCGCTGCTTTCTGCGGAATAGTAGGGTTTAAACCCACTTACTCTCGCATTTCCCGCTACGGGCTAGTTGCTTACGCATCTTCATTTGATCAAATTGGCACGCTAACGCACTCCGTCGACGACGCGGCTTTGCTGCTGGAAGTAATGGCAGGCCCCGATAACTTCGATAGCACCGTCAGTCAGAAGCCTGTACCAGTGTACAGTGAATTGCTGGAAGCGGCCCCTCACGTACGTATTGGCTACATTCGTGATTGCTTGGAAAGCCCTGGATTAAATCCAGAGATAAAGGCGGCTACGGAAGCTGCTTTAGATGTATTGCGTGGCCAAGGACATGTAGTGGAAGCGGTAGACTTTCCTTACCTCGACTATATCGTTCCGTCTTACTACATCCTAACTACTGCCGAAGCCAGCTCCAACCTGAGCCGCTACGATGGTGTAAAATTTGGATATCGGGCTTCTGATGCAACGGATTTGGAGTCGTTGTATAAAAAAACCAGGTCGCAAGGCTTTGGCCCTGAGGTACAACGCCGTATCTTGCTGGGCACCTTCGTATTATCGGCTGATTATTATGATGCCTATTATACGAAAGCGCAACGGGTTCGACGTTTGATCAAAGAGAAAACGGACGAACTGTTACGCCAGTATGATTTTCTGGTGCTTCCGACTACGCCGACCACGGCGTTCCGGATTGGGGAGAACGAGCAGGATACGCTAGCTATGTACCTAGCTGACATTTTCACGGTACAGGCTTCGCTGGCCGGCGTGCCAGCCGTATCGGTACCAGCCGGACACGACGCGGCGGGGTTGCCCATTGGGCTGCAAATTCTGAGCGGAGCTTTCCGCGAGGAACATCTACTGGCCTTCGCCAAATCTGTAACGGAATCGCTTACGCCTGTTTTGCCCTGA
- the tatA gene encoding twin-arginine translocase TatA/TatE family subunit, producing MSTPLFLFLGDLGGGEIMLILVVILIFFGANKIPELARGLGKGIREFKDASSEIRSEIENAGLPKQNQPQPYQQSTAYTAPSYDVAPQQPTTEHPTITSMSSTEPVSETSVAPPMDGGIAPQPAPERPRLDQSTN from the coding sequence ATGAGTACTCCTCTTTTCCTCTTCTTAGGCGACCTCGGCGGCGGCGAGATCATGCTGATCCTGGTTGTTATCCTGATCTTCTTCGGAGCGAATAAGATTCCGGAGCTGGCGCGTGGCCTGGGCAAAGGCATTCGTGAGTTTAAGGACGCGTCTAGCGAAATCCGCAGCGAGATTGAAAATGCGGGTCTGCCAAAGCAGAATCAACCACAGCCATATCAGCAGTCTACAGCCTATACTGCTCCTAGCTACGACGTAGCACCTCAACAGCCTACTACTGAGCACCCTACGATTACGTCAATGTCATCGACGGAGCCTGTTTCCGAAACCAGTGTAGCACCGCCTATGGACGGCGGAATTGCCCCCCAGCCTGCTCCCGAGCGGCCTCGCCTCGACCAGTCAACCAATTGA
- a CDS encoding GrpB family protein, translating into MHRFLNFAPSRPVVLQPFQAGWAHEFAALAQRLRTAVGPGLVKINHIGSTAVPGLCAKDVLDVQLQVSSIADAVSLTQQLRAVGFQKGESLIYDMFHGLPAHSPELHKFYMREPLGERRMHLHIREAGRFNARYALLFRDYLRAQSSARDEYGEFKLRAAALFPHSIEGYLFLKEPVFHLLYYAAELWAENVRWKPADEDN; encoded by the coding sequence ATGCATCGTTTTCTAAACTTTGCTCCCTCGCGGCCGGTAGTACTGCAGCCTTTTCAAGCGGGATGGGCGCATGAGTTTGCTGCGCTAGCCCAACGTCTCCGTACCGCGGTAGGGCCGGGCCTAGTGAAGATTAATCATATTGGTTCTACCGCTGTGCCTGGCCTATGCGCCAAAGATGTGCTCGATGTGCAACTCCAGGTATCTAGCATAGCAGATGCGGTCAGCCTTACACAACAACTTCGCGCTGTGGGGTTTCAGAAAGGGGAGAGCCTGATTTATGACATGTTTCATGGATTGCCGGCACATTCCCCCGAACTCCACAAATTCTATATGCGCGAACCTTTGGGTGAGCGGCGCATGCACCTGCATATTCGGGAGGCGGGACGGTTTAACGCGCGCTACGCGCTTCTCTTTCGTGACTATCTGCGGGCCCAATCCTCAGCTCGGGACGAATACGGTGAATTTAAACTTCGGGCGGCAGCGTTATTTCCTCATAGTATCGAGGGATACCTGTTCTTGAAAGAGCCGGTTTTCCATCTCCTCTACTATGCGGCCGAATTATGGGCTGAAAACGTCCGGTGGAAGCCTGCGGACGAAGACAACTAG
- a CDS encoding S66 peptidase family protein — translation MPTTSPALRPGDRVAIVCPARKVTHQELEAAIAILTAWGLEVILGASVTAQHHQFAGSDEVRRQDMQQQLDDPSIRAILCARGGYGTTRIIDQLDFSRFTDNPKWIAGFSDITTLNCHLLALGHESIHGVMPLLFDQAGGEEALESLRRALFGEPISYFAPQHPFNRLGSARGELIGGNLSLLQTITGTASDCSLAGRILFIEDIDEYLYNIDRMMVHLDRTGKLAGLAGLLVGHFTDSNDNIIPFGQTPYEIIQTYAAKYDFPVAYGFPVGHEPLNMALICGRNSHMVVDAAGVRLNYVYMPQL, via the coding sequence ATGCCTACTACATCACCTGCCCTGCGTCCCGGCGACCGCGTCGCTATTGTGTGCCCTGCCCGTAAAGTTACCCATCAGGAGTTGGAAGCAGCTATCGCCATTCTGACTGCGTGGGGGCTGGAAGTGATACTAGGAGCTAGCGTAACTGCGCAGCACCATCAGTTTGCCGGCTCCGACGAAGTACGTCGCCAGGATATGCAGCAGCAACTCGACGACCCAAGCATTCGTGCCATTTTATGCGCCCGTGGTGGCTACGGTACTACGCGCATCATCGATCAACTCGATTTTTCGCGCTTCACGGATAACCCCAAATGGATTGCGGGCTTCAGCGACATCACAACACTGAACTGCCACTTGCTGGCGCTGGGCCACGAGAGTATTCACGGCGTAATGCCGTTGCTCTTTGATCAGGCCGGTGGCGAAGAGGCACTGGAAAGTCTGCGGCGCGCCTTATTTGGTGAGCCCATTAGCTATTTTGCCCCCCAACATCCTTTTAATCGTTTAGGCAGTGCTAGGGGCGAGTTGATTGGCGGCAATCTGAGCTTGCTCCAAACCATCACTGGCACTGCTTCCGACTGCTCGTTGGCCGGCCGGATTCTGTTTATTGAAGACATCGATGAGTATCTGTATAACATCGACCGTATGATGGTGCACCTCGACCGGACCGGCAAATTGGCTGGCTTAGCAGGCTTGCTCGTAGGGCATTTCACCGATTCAAACGACAACATTATTCCCTTTGGCCAAACACCCTACGAAATCATCCAAACCTATGCGGCTAAGTATGATTTTCCGGTCGCTTATGGTTTTCCGGTAGGTCATGAGCCCCTGAACATGGCCTTGATTTGTGGCCGCAACTCGCACATGGTAGTAGATGCGGCCGGCGTGCGCTTAAACTATGTATATATGCCGCAGTTATAA
- a CDS encoding GAF domain-containing DNA-binding protein encodes MSAKPASPIRASSLPFAALGKESEAVRLEVLRNYQILDTPPEQVFDDLAQLAGFICGTPISLVSLIDADRQWFKARVGWSESESTKREIAFCQHTILGEDVFEIEDTTKDPMFCDNPLVTASPSIRFYAGAPLITPEGVPLGTICALDTVPHRLTDAQRNALRIVAREVVSHLELRRARQQLEQEQRKLDGLLRMANDAAESLYMGSKAEIFIKQDNKLLRVETADIRYVEALGDYVNIYVAKERYTVYSTMKELEAKLPSRDFVRVHRKYIVRLDCIVAIEADSALIAGARNWHSDSGSNTLAIPIGNSYKPILMSRLNLV; translated from the coding sequence ATGTCTGCTAAGCCAGCCTCACCCATCAGAGCTTCTTCTCTTCCCTTTGCCGCCTTGGGTAAAGAAAGTGAGGCCGTGCGGCTGGAAGTACTGCGCAATTATCAGATTCTGGATACGCCCCCCGAACAGGTCTTCGATGATCTGGCTCAATTGGCGGGCTTCATCTGCGGAACACCTATTTCATTAGTCTCACTAATAGATGCTGATCGTCAGTGGTTTAAGGCTCGAGTGGGTTGGAGTGAAAGTGAAAGCACAAAGCGGGAAATAGCGTTTTGTCAGCACACGATATTGGGAGAAGACGTATTTGAAATTGAGGATACCACTAAGGACCCTATGTTCTGCGATAATCCTCTGGTAACGGCTTCTCCCAGTATTCGTTTCTACGCGGGTGCTCCGCTAATTACGCCCGAAGGGGTTCCCCTAGGTACTATTTGCGCCCTCGATACCGTACCCCATCGCCTCACCGATGCCCAGCGCAATGCCTTGCGCATTGTGGCCCGTGAAGTCGTATCGCACCTAGAACTGCGTCGGGCGCGCCAGCAGCTAGAGCAGGAGCAACGCAAACTGGATGGCCTTCTGCGCATGGCCAACGATGCAGCGGAGTCCTTGTATATGGGTAGCAAGGCCGAGATTTTTATTAAGCAGGATAATAAGCTCCTGCGGGTAGAAACAGCCGATATCCGCTATGTAGAAGCCCTTGGCGACTACGTAAATATCTATGTGGCCAAGGAGCGCTATACCGTATACAGCACGATGAAGGAGCTGGAAGCAAAGCTGCCGTCCCGCGATTTCGTGCGCGTACATCGCAAATATATTGTTCGCCTTGACTGCATTGTGGCTATTGAAGCTGATTCTGCCCTCATTGCTGGCGCCCGCAACTGGCACTCTGATAGCGGAAGCAATACCTTGGCAATTCCCATCGGCAACTCTTATAAGCCAATTCTGATGAGCCGGCTTAATCTGGTGTAG